The Myxocyprinus asiaticus isolate MX2 ecotype Aquarium Trade chromosome 6, UBuf_Myxa_2, whole genome shotgun sequence region CATGATTTAAGATGGTTAAGATAaatacagcaacaacaaaaaatgcattaaaatcatatgAGTGATCATACTGCACCTACTCATTGGAATTGTTTATGAGGTGATCGACCGTCATGAGAGTTTCCGTTTTAGAATCAGGAAGTTGGCTAACTGCCTGGCGAAGGAGGGAGAGCTCAACTATTCCCTCCTTAAACAATGAAGATGAcactctttaactttcttttctgtGTATTGCTCTGCTTTTAATGTGCACTGCCGTATTAAATCATCCAATCAGTATGGTGTACTGTAACACCCTTCTTCGCTTTTTTCGTAACTGATTTGATCTGCTTCAAGTCAAGTTTAAAATATATCTATAATTATatagtaataattattttattgttttagataTTGACTCATTCATATTCATAATAACACATATCATACCCCTTTGCATACTGTAAAtagaacatttttaataataaaatataaattctacAATAGAAATAAATAGAAATGTGTTAGTTTTTCTCAGTTGCTTAGACACTCTTATCAATTCCATGAGCCAAATACCccaaaccatgaaaaaaaaaatccaaaagaaaGACTTAATTTCTCAAAACTATATACACTattcttgtgtttttttcttcaaaactCATCATAAATTTAGCATTTTACACCATGTGAGCATGTTGAAAGCAATAGCATTCAGAAACCCTCACAATGTCAACACAACCTGAACTCAATTATCACTCAATTCTCACCATGTGAACAACACTAGGAAGCAAAATTGTTCACACACCAATCAGAATGTTGTCCCAGGATGTATAAAAAAAGGCAGTATACTGTATAGCCTACTGAGTATACTGGCTTCTAGAGATTGAAAGCTGTGGAAACTATGAACTGTGGATGTAccgtatggaaaagagctgtttgaagattcttttttttttgttttccacagaaaaaataacagcattcgGTTTTGGAACGACATATAGGTGAGTTAATGATTGATCACTTCATCCCATCTATTCCAGGAATCCCAGTATGCATCACCATCCCTAGAGACACTAGACACTGGTTACAGCCAAGACTCTATACACTGCACAAAAGCTTCTTGGTTCTTTTATGCCATTCCTGAATAGCAGCATTCAGGTTCCTTTTTCAGCATCCTCCCTTAGTTGATGACACCTTGTGTGGTCTGTCAGAGCCCTCGTCGGCCCCTGAGTTCATCTCACTCAGCAACTGAGGTTCTAACTGAAAGCTATTGATGGGAATTGGCCCATGTCATGGGGATTTGCCCCAGAGATCACATGTGCTCCAGTGGTCATCATCATGATCCCAGGAGAAAGACCCAGCTTCTTCTGGGGTGTAGGTGTATGGTTCCCACCTTTCCCTGCTTTTCAGGGAGCCGCCACTAGAGCAGTGTCTCTTCAGTAGGACAGAAAGCCTGGGAACACTGGCACATTATCTAAAAATGCCAGCACCCATCTTaagtatattacagtttttctgaattgccaAAACAATAAACCCCATTCTATGAACCAAATGCTGagtggcctaaacccatttgtTCAATCAATCACCCTTTTggcaaaacttttaacaagttcAGGTAGTTAGACTCCATTTGGAAATCTTATccactctttttgcaaaactctaaacacattcttgctcactaaaacacatttcgtACTGTGATGCCTTTTGTTGCAAAACGATAAATGTGGGTggcaaaagttaaacacaactacacagttgtcatcatttacacacaacgactcaaaattgttcaccattgtttctaatgatgtgatcaaaccaattgtacaaaaTAAGCATGATGCTGAGGCACAATTAATCTCTCATTAACTTTGTGTGTACTGTAAAGTgcttttcatttagagttttatatgggcttttgcagttggactactgtaTCTTTACAGTATAcaatttttcacaattgctaAGACACATTACTTTAAAAACgtcacccattttctcacaactttaaacacaacctaatcttcaaactacattcacaaaacatTTGACTCTTCTgacaaaatcaaacaatcgcctcaaaaccatttcatctgtgctcaaaatcaaacaatgctttcagatcatacacacagccagtctatatataaacactacagagcattcattagacactacatcaaAAAAATTGAGAACACATCGACCAGGGCTTTTTCATTCCAAGCGTTACTgctggtcggagtcttccgtaaacattcagttaatacgtagggttacatcctacctaagtttaatggtgcaacgctcaaatatttagtagtgcgtaaattgtgacttagtgcccatttacgcctcAACTAGGCTAaattgtaacttacgtatagtttgtgaagtgtctcgaAAATGTTGTTCCTCATTGAGCAAATCAAACACACACTTGTCAACGCTGCTTCAGATGGTAGAGAGATGCGTTTTATTTTTTCGATCTAATCGCTAGTGAAtcgtttgcttttcttttttgtttgttttgcaaacttgtcaagtgTTTCGTTCTTCTTCTCACCCAGTGATGGGCGGAGGGCGGACCAGCTCAATGGTGAGTTGAGTCACCTACCGtaccggggtaaaattgcttgtgaTTCGCATCTCATAATCCCTTcccatttggtgtgaaaaggccttaacacatattgagctacacataagttacacatatgtattttctcaggcacttattgagtatAAATTAATGTGCAACTTACAGATTTTCAGTTGTACACCCAAATGTCAATAGCCTTATCATACTGTTTATgagttgtacttgctatagtttacttccatgatgtttcttcatcaaatagcaatgtcaaatgagaATCAGGtcagtcactgaaacaacagcgccaccttgagcaACAACAAGTAACGTGTAATATTTGTTTAtatgcatatgggatactgataattcaccattgcacagaaaatcaacatgatatagtagtaaTTTGTATGAACGTGAACTTGTCATGGTCttgtaatacacaaagaaatagatatcctatgatagtaaacttaaaaagatatgaaataatcataaaaatatgattcatagaTTTATATAGTGGAAATATATATtgcgacactattacatatctcgggtcaCTAAAAACCCTATATACTtttggtaatattttttttttattaatatttttttttattgtcagaccattcataagagaaaggttgatgaatactaaagaagtgagggcaaaaatggatgaggtataTGAGGTGGActgaggtcccaggtcactaaaggGGGCTAAATGATGCTCAGCTgataataaaaattacaaaaagaggattttgttatgagcaacatgacTTTATAGGGAAAAATTACAGAGTCTAGAAGTGAAACGTCAGGCTGGGAAAGTCTCGTGAGAGTTGTATGCAACATTAATACGCTGTTTACTGTGTTCATTTTAAGACCCACAGAAACCCTACATCTGCTCTAAACTTAACCCTTACCCTAATCTTAACcatatccctaaacctaacccttactgTAGTAAAAGCCAATGCTACTCTCGTGAGACATTCCCAACCTGACAgttcccttctagacatgaccaaATTTACATTCAAGACATCAGTCAAAATGtttgagtaaaacaaataaaaaaaatctgtctcaTTAAATCACAACATCTGAAGAGCATCATTAGATTAGTCCATTCCTCATACATTATGATATCTTTctttagatacattttttttcatgatgACGTCTTTGGCTTCACCAGCTTTGTTatcattgatttaaaaataaataaataaatattaaaaatataaaattagccACTCCTACCCCCCTGTTGAGCCAGCTCAGAAGAAAGTCTTTCATGCTCTTTCTGGTGCATGATTCTGTTATCTGTCATGCTATCCTTTAAGATcatctaaaattaaaaataaatccaaCAAAAATGTTAGTAGCCCACCATAAAACTTAAATTATATTccttatttaaattttatatcaGTTCCTTTTTTaagtacccttacaaaaaaaaaaaaaaaaaaaaaggtgctgtGGTGGCACCAtaatatcagatggtaataccatggtactgaaaaaTGATCTTATTCATGTATTCagagtacttcaaagaatatcatggGATTACACAGATAcatcccaaaaacatggtattgcaatGTCACATGTCCAAAACATATAGTATTACCTTGGTACCATGtgcaaaaaacatgataaaaaatgataaacactttttttttatactcTTTTGTTGGTATAATTAATTCATCACCTAGGCAGTGTCCCTTCTGAGTTCTGTGTAACAAATGAACAGTGGCAGCTACTGTACATACGTCTGAATGTTTTTTCAGTGTCATATCTGTGCCCCATATGGAATACTGGGAAATAATTAAACATTCTATTTAGATAAGATCCAGTTTTCCCTGGAGATATTTCCCCAATGTGCTTATCATGACATAGTGGTTCTCAGGACAAATCTCTGTAAAGGTTTATAACCCTATTTTTTGGTGGGAAAatgttctttcttccatggtacagcAAATTTGAattttagcagaatgtctgagctggtcttttccatacagtgaaagtgaattggaaccagggtctgtcaagctccaaaaagggcaaaaagcaccattaacatatcatagaagtagtccatacaatttgtgcactatattccaaatcttattACGCTAATAAATTGCTCtgcatgaaatatttttttgtaattaatttctttcttttttttattgattcctacattaaataaagaagagcaaaacatatatacatggaatcaacatttaaaccccacaaccacccctccccctcccaatccccaaccccgccctgacccccaacaaacatccctgtggtcaaatatgagtatatacaaacacacaaaaaaatatataattatatatatatatatatatatatatatatatatatatgtcacacacatttatacctccacctctctctccactgcccctcttcttgagagaagttaaagctccatcccccccagagcttcaacttctctcaagagattatgtgagagatttaaatttggtattggaggagggagtgtgggctaggattctaaaaaatgtcaagtctgcatctagagatgcaagggttcgccttatgcaattcaagattttacatagattttattggaccccctctagattgtataggctttggagacacaacccatgtcttttgggggtgtattaagatccaagatttttggttgaaggttcatagttatttgtgtgacgttttgggcactcaaattttactctgccccagactttgtattttgggcgatggggcggtcataaatttgggggacaaacatgtaaaaaaatgggttctgactagtattatgattggcagacaaattattttaaggggttggaagacggacggagcgccatcatttccggagtggtatGCGGACTCTCGGGGAAGGGATGGGGAGAGGGAagtctagtttaattatgtatgtttattatatatatatatatatatatatataaaatttatttattttgtgtgtgtgtgtgtgtgtattatattatGTGACCATgagggtgttcgttgggggttagggtggggttggtgattggggagggatattagtgggggttaaatgttaaatgttgattgtatgtgtaatgtgtatgtgttgtgtttttctctgtgtttttttttttttgaatcaataaaaaatgtaaatttacaaaaaaaaaaaaaaaaaaaaaaagctccatcccccagactctgaattagcagggaataatacactgatgcctcatgaccttttccaaacgTAGTATTCACCATTCCCAGattatctgccactttagggggttgtaaactactcccaaaaatagtacagagcaggtggtgcagctgtaaataactataaaactgagatctgggaatcccaaaatgttgaaccaaattttcaaaagatctcaacactccactctcatataggtcaccgagtgtagtaacccccctcacaatccactctgaccaacagaaaggagacttattaatacacaATTTTGGATTCTGCTATATACTTGAGGCAACATTAAACAATgttaacactctggacacttttgtccataccaagtgcaaatgcgagataacagggtgtaacttaacttctccgattagtttgatagaaaggctttgcaatggcgaaataggggcaagaaattcctgttcaatacaaaatcagggaaggactctttcaggtggaagtgaccaatgacttgcctgtaggcatggccttaattacctcgccaagctcctccaaggttgtctcagaatcaagaattttttttactcaaccgtcagtttaggaagttctaatggttccacaaagtttctaatatcttcatcagtagacgaagatgtggaactatagagatcaagatagaattctttaaaatagataaatatttcaccactagcagatttcactgagggaaaggTAGAGAAAGACTCCCTCTGTTTTATATATGTAACCAGAGGTTTTCCTGCCTTTTCCCCCCgcctcaaagtatgactgttttgccctgaatagccaaaactccaccttccgcaacaaaatagtattatatctgtatttcaatcgggtcaattctctgagtccatcagatgacattcagtgcttcagttcTTCCTCAGCACTttcaatattcccttccaactccacgagttcttgtgctttggattttttgatgaatgaggcatattgtatgatccgacccctaagaaccaccttaagtgcctcccaagccacgcccacagaggatactgaggaccagttggtctccatataaacactgatttcagcctttaacatttgttggaattcaggattttgcaaaagggatgcattaaagcgccaactatatgatttatattTCTCCTAATGTGGCaaaacctctaaactcaccagggcgtgatctgagactaagatgtttccagtagagcaatccacaacaaatgaaatgagggacttatttttttttaaatcaattctagaataaatcttatggactgatgaaaaaaatgtattgtccctaccagatgggttcaaaagtctccaaatatctgtaagaccaagaattttacccatcctgtgaagtgtcaatgttacTCTAGGGGgcctacacacttttgcttcgctatgatcaaggactgagtccatcaaaatattaaagtctcctcccaatattatatcatgagaggtgccaacgacttgcaacatcccttcaagatctataaaaaaatccctgatcatcagcgttaggtgcataaatattagccaaaatcaacctttgccccaatttatctttaatctgtttgagacattttaattgttggtgtttacttatcattgtaatgactcccctgctcttacttgagccagcactaaagaaaacatgtccaccccatatcttcccaaatttttcagcttcctgcggggaaagatgcgtttcttgaagaaacactatatcaaatttcttatgtttaagaaaagaaataaccttccttctttttatggggtgccccaacccattcacattccacatggagagagacaatccactcatattaacatttgacattttgacatgtgagAAAATATagtttgtgtgtcaaaaataaaaacgtgaaaagtcttttattcactaaaaatcttgcttgacagacatggtcacctttcacttcaTAGTATAGAAACATCTGCTATAAATAACTGCTTTTTAAGTCACATGGGTTTTGAAAAACATGGTgtttaaatgacagaattttaatttttgggagaactattctttAGATAACACTTCATACCTATACATTTTGCCAGAGCCAAACAGAGACATACACTTATCTCAGAGGAGTCTAGTGCACATCTCTCATTATACTCATGGATGCTCTGTGGTTTGACATTTTAAACTAAACAGTTGTGTCCGCAGTACCACTGAAACCCAAGTGTTTATCTgagaaacaaaacacaactaaGTCATAATGGagattgaaaatgtttttgttcaatTAAAACTCTGGCTCATTTAACATCACTAGACATGTTGACAATTAAGATAAAGAGTTTATAAATGTTTGCATCTGTAAGACACTACACTTCACCTCCCAGTGCACCCCTCACCCAAGACACACCAAATGAAGACACTGCAATTGTATTCTTCATTTCTTTAATCTGAAGGTAACTTTTTGATACATACCTACAAATTTGttgtaaataaaaactaaaataaaaaaaataatgggaaaGTACAGTACTTTAAACTAACATATGGGAGCACTGCTATGACTTTACAAATGAGCATGCAATCATTTCCTATCATCGAGTTATTGACACTCATCTGCACATGGAATGTCATGCAAGAAAAATGGAAtgtttgaaatgtgttttgagtGAAAGAAAAGCATAAAATCGTCATTTTTATAGATACAAAAGCAGCTTCCTGAATTTTTATCAAGCAGAGTAttagatacagtatatgtgtaaatAATTCAAGAAAGCAGTTAGGACTAGTATGTGATAAGTCATCGCTTAATGCTTTGTTTCACAACATAAAATTAGCATTTCATTTGCATAGGTGAAGCACATCAGTACAGCACAACATTAGCATGTGCAGCACAACATTAGCAACTGGcaacaaaaaaaaccttttatAAGCCTATGAATCCTGAGATTTTTTCATTCCTCATGGAGGACTGTGTAGCACATTATTCACAATATAAATTTAGTTTGCTTtgctttaagtgctttttgtatttgatagttaaatggatagttcacccaaaaatcatttactcaccctttggAAGATAAAATTAGATCTGTAATGCAATATTAaagctactcttttccatacagtgacagtgaatggtgaccacagctgtctTTGGTCCCTTTCCACTTTCATTGGATGACAATGAGCGAAAAGAGAGTCttatggatttggaatgacattaggatgagtaaatgatgacacaactttcatttttgggaaaatgATCCCTTTAAATAGTACACCTGGTGCATCTTCTTAATTTTAATTTacataaacttttttatttttattgactgaTCCAGCATTTATTTATAATGTGGTGAGTGAAAGTTCTATCTGTTGGCTTCAGCTGCAATTGCATGGCATCACTTAATGCAATACACAGGCAAATTGCTCATTCTTTACGAATGCACACCATCACTCAgcctttatataaaaacattttacattgcTTGCTCTTTTGTTCTGGGAGCACAAGTAAACAAATGTAACCTAAAGACTTGAAGCTTATTGCAATGGTCTGTTTAATACTCTACATCACCTACTCTGCACATACCAAGCAAAGACAGAAGATAGTCATCGCGTTTAGAAAGCAAACAGAGCGGCTCATGCCAAGCCGGTGCTGCGAGCGTCGTTTTCAGCAGAAATCGAGCGCACCAGCTCTTCCACCCAGCGCACCTCGGAGACCATCTGCTCAGCCAGCACTTCATAGCGTTTCTCCAGCCGACAAAACTTGCGTTTGAGGGCGTTGGCTGACAGCATGGTGGCCCGTGTCTCCTCCTGGCTCTGTCTGCGAAGGGCTTGTGCTCTCTGTAGCTCCTGTTTGATCAGATTCAGATCTGAGGCGATGCTCTCGTTCTCCTCTTTGTACCAGCCTTCCTTCTCCTCATAGATGGAGAGCAAAGCAGCCACATCTTCTCTGCATGAGCGCTGGTTCTTCTCCAGCTCTCGCAGGCCGTCCTCGGCCACAGCTATCTCCTCCATCACCTGGGAGAAGCGCTCAAAGTTGATGTAGGTGTTGTTGGGAGGCATGCTGGAGTGGGATTTGATGGTGTACTCCTTCAGACGGGTGGTCTTCAGACGCCTACGCTCCGGCTTGCGCTCACTCTCCTCTGGTCGCACATTGCGCCTCTTAATCACCTGTAGGAGGTGATGAGACAAGAACGCGTAAAGGAGAGCACAAATGGCAGCATTAAAAAACTCTGAGGGAGGGAAAATTAAAGATTCAAACCTTGATCCAGGGGTGTTGCAGACTGTCGTCAATTGTCATTCTCTTCCTGAAAGTTATAGGAAAATAttgaattaaaatattaatgaacAGCAATGAtgaacaatttaaattatttaataaagagGCGGATACTAACTTGGGATCCTTGACCAACAGTCGGCGAATGAAGTCCTTGGCAAGCTCACTTGTGTTGCTGAAGTACTCTTCATCAAAGTCATAGTTAACAGCTGAAATGTTGGTCAGTGTTTCTTGTTTAGTCTCACCAAGAAATGGAGAAGCACCACTTAAgctgaaaaacattaaaaatgtgttaatattcATTAAGCTATTTACAATGACATGAGCTGGGGGTGGAAAACCAtgcaatcagtgcagtcaaataAACCATTAAAGGGGTCGTGATatgaggaatacaatttcccTTAAACTTTTGACATATACAAGGtaattttactataaaaactTATTGTAAGTTTCAAAAGTCAAAACTTCCTCAGTGCAAAAAgggcatttgttgaaaccaagctgccaaaatgacttttGACTCAGTTGTGATGTCACAccgtggtagacatttgcatctgactgccttcacaacaacacatcaacgcccaCTTCACATTATCATTTTCGTAGCCCTTCCCGGTAGTGTTGAGCAGTGaaatggcaagtagagagagcagatcagtcaagagcagaatgccaatcataacagtgggcatttagtgtcaaatcttaaaggagaagcagcaacaaaactgagcgtttctgacagagggtcagaatgagggtggaaaataataatgttttacaaatatatgactgttttttgtgcaaaaaatgttactaaaattataagtgaaccttaagcaactctttaaaataaaaataaaaaaggcatgtcatgacccctttaaaccaaGTAATCAAAATCTGTTGtgatacttacagtatatatgtgaTAACGCCAATGCTCCTGCAGAAAAGAAAATGTCGTTTAGAAATCAGAATTTAAAGACAACTAATTAACTTTAACTATTTTGAGCATTATAAATAATATCTGATAGGCTGAACATTTATATTCAAATCCCATccattattttaaaaacaatattgaaATTGACTTACCACATGTCTGCCTCCAGGCCGAGGGGCTCATAATTGACAATTTCAGGGGCTACAAATGACATACATTAAAGCTTTAGCAAAGTACAACTCCTACTAAagtaatcttaaaggaatattctgggtccaatacaagtacatttgtggcataatattgattaccacaaaaatttatttcgactcatcccttcttttcttttttttttcttcccttttctccccaatatggaatgcctaattcccaatgcgctctaggtccttgtaagtggcgtagtgacttgcctcaatacGGGTGGCGGAGGGCAAATCTCAgatgcctctgcgtctgagaccgtcaatctgcgcattttatcacttggcttgttgagcacgttaccgcggagacctagcgcatgtggaggctcacgctattctccgcggcatccacgcacaactcaccacgtgccccactgagagcaagaaccacattatagcaaccacgaggaggttaacccaacgttactctacccaccctagcaaccgggccaattggttgcttaggaagcttgacgggagtcactcagcacgccctggattcgaacttgcgactccaggtgtggtagtcagcgtatttacttgctgagctacccaggcccccttgtggctatacttttaaaaaagtgtgttttttttttgtttatgtttaaaattggcaagtcaaaatttatttttgtagtaatcaatattatgccacaaatgctgtcgattaagcttaaattgtattgaacccggaatattcctttaagtgatctTAAATAAAGATACATAAAATTGAATGAGGTTCTTACCAACAAACTCAGGAGTTCCAAAgatatttttaaattcatttcCATCCTTAATTTGATGTGCAATTCCAAAATCTATCAACTTGATTCTGGGATTTGGAACATTCTTATCCAGCAGCATTATGTTCTCAGGCTgaaaacaatttacacagaaactGATTACACAATTCTGTGATTACACAGAAATCCATTTTATTGAGAAGCAAATGTCACATTCTTGAAATTAAACATTCAGGGTGATGAATGGGTCATGAATCTACATGGAttataaaacacatcaactaatcAACAGCGAactgtaaaataaatagtttaaatcCTGACATCTTTGGCACTCACCTTCAAGTCAAAGTGTGCTATGCGTTTAGAATGGAGGTAGTGTACTCCATCCAGGATCTGCTTGAGGAATTGTGTGGCCTCCTCCTCGGTCAAGGACTCCTTCTCAGCCAGGAAGTCGAACAGCTCTCCTCCAGATACCAGCTCCAGGATGAGGATCACATCGGTTTTGTTCTCAAAGATGTCATGGAGGGTGATGATGTTGCTGTGCTGGATCTCTCGAAGGATGTTAACCTCTCGCTCTATCTCTTCTCGGCTCACGCCCCTTCGGCTGGACGACAGCCGCCTCTTCTTGATAAACTTGGCAGCAAATTCTGTCCTGGTGCTCTTTTCTTTACATTTACGCACAATGGCAAACTGTCCACTGAGATCCAGACCCACGGTAATAATGATTTACAGAGAGATGAGACAGGAAATGATGATCATGATAATGTTTGCAAAGTTTGGTTTGTAGAAAACACAGCACAATATCACTGTCTACAAGACTTAAGAATGAACATAGATTAACAGATTCTACTTGAGAACAGACAGAAAATACAACTAGAACAATAGAAATTAGGGACACTATTAAATGGCATGGGTGCAAAACCATTACatgcactggcagccaaaagtttggaataatgtacagattttgctcttatggaatgaaattggtacttttattcaccaaagtggctgatcacaaagtatagtcaggacattcatagtatgaaaaattactattacaatttgaattttctttttagaacttcttaaactacttcaaattgttctcatcaaaaaaatcctccacgtgcagcaatgacagctttgcagatccttggcattctagctgtcagtttgtccagatactcaggtgacacttcaccccacacttcctgtagcacttgccatagatttggctgtcttgtcgggcacttctcactcaccttacagtctagctgatcccacaaaagctcaatgggtttaagatccataacactcttttccaattatctgttgtccaatgtctgtgtttctttgcccactctaaccttttctttttgtttttctgtttcaaaagtggctttttctttgcaatacttcccataaggcctgcatccctgagtcttttctttgctgttgtacatgaaactggtgttgagcgggtagaattcaatgaagctgtcagctgaggacatgtgaggtgtctatttctcaaactagagactctgatgtacttatcctcttaattgtacatctggccttccacatctctttctgtccttgttagagccagttgtcctt contains the following coding sequences:
- the LOC127442541 gene encoding death-associated protein kinase 3-like — its product is MAGFRQEDVELFYEMGEELGSGQFAIVRKCKEKSTRTEFAAKFIKKRRLSSSRRGVSREEIEREVNILREIQHSNIITLHDIFENKTDVILILELVSGGELFDFLAEKESLTEEEATQFLKQILDGVHYLHSKRIAHFDLKPENIMLLDKNVPNPRIKLIDFGIAHQIKDGNEFKNIFGTPEFVAPEIVNYEPLGLEADMWSIGVITYILLSGASPFLGETKQETLTNISAVNYDFDEEYFSNTSELAKDFIRRLLVKDPKKRMTIDDSLQHPWIKVIKRRNVRPEESERKPERRRLKTTRLKEYTIKSHSSMPPNNTYINFERFSQVMEEIAVAEDGLRELEKNQRSCREDVAALLSIYEEKEGWYKEENESIASDLNLIKQELQRAQALRRQSQEETRATMLSANALKRKFCRLEKRYEVLAEQMVSEVRWVEELVRSISAENDARSTGLA